From Psychroflexus torquis ATCC 700755, the proteins below share one genomic window:
- the uvrA gene encoding excinuclease ABC subunit UvrA, which translates to MGQPNENKTQKQGFVGIHGARQHNLKNVTLDIPRDALVVFTGVSGSGKSSLAFGTLYAEAERRYLESVSPYARRLFHQMPIPEVDKIEGLPPAVALQQQRGSGTTRSSVGSVTTLSNLLRMLYSRAGDYPDGQPLLYADSFSTNTPEGVCPKCHGLGEIHQVTEKSMVPDDSLTIREKAIAAWPPAWQGKNLRDILTTLGYNVDIPWKDLPKKDRDWILFTNERPQVPVYRDLSRDDVKLAIKSKTEPSYKGTYTGAKRHVLHTFANTQSTLMKKRVLQYMISSECDSCKGKRLRRESLSVTFAGYDIADISRLPLEKLLSIFAPYGDGKAPALLKLTKQHQEKAIVAQRIAEDLVARVIVLLELGLGYLSLERSTPSLSPGEHQRLRLATQVRSNLFGVVYVLDEPSAGLHPADTEALLKTLDRLKASGNSLFVVEHELDVIRHADWIVDVGPDAGEGGGEILYSGPPAGLKDSKRSKTREHLFNDLPFKKTTPRKPSSWLKLSGVTRNNLTDLGVSFPLGVLTSVTGVSGSGKSSLVSQVLVELMSIKLGKGLFKEEDEEVLQKDTVETLGGEIIAGSEGIKRMVVVNQKPIGRTPRSNLATYTGLFDVVRKLFASTKLAKARHYNAGRFSFNVGKGRCPNCDGEGFVMVELLFLPSVYAPCPVCEGARYNPETLEVTYHEKNINQVLDMTVDKAAVFFEKEDRVSRPLKVLQEVGLGYLRLGQPATELSGGEAQRIKLATELQRLSRGNTLYILDEPTTGLHPTDVEKLQLQLARLVDAGNTVIVVEHDMQVVAGSDWVIDIGPGAGKKGGKVVAEGTPNEVAKNKLSKTAIYLSKTLNGHP; encoded by the coding sequence ATGGGACAACCGAATGAAAATAAGACACAAAAACAGGGCTTTGTAGGTATACATGGAGCACGCCAACATAATCTTAAGAATGTAACTTTAGATATTCCCCGCGATGCATTAGTCGTATTTACCGGGGTTTCAGGATCAGGTAAGTCATCGCTTGCTTTTGGCACTCTGTATGCCGAAGCTGAGCGGAGGTATCTTGAGTCTGTTTCGCCGTACGCCCGCCGACTTTTCCATCAAATGCCTATCCCAGAAGTCGACAAAATCGAAGGTCTTCCCCCAGCCGTTGCTCTACAGCAGCAAAGAGGTTCAGGCACTACGCGATCCTCAGTTGGCTCCGTGACTACATTGTCTAACTTGTTACGCATGTTATATTCCCGTGCTGGTGATTATCCAGACGGACAGCCTCTTTTATATGCTGATTCATTTTCAACCAACACACCAGAAGGAGTTTGCCCTAAATGCCATGGATTGGGTGAAATACACCAAGTCACTGAAAAAAGCATGGTCCCCGATGATTCCTTAACGATAAGAGAAAAAGCCATAGCGGCATGGCCCCCAGCTTGGCAAGGGAAAAACCTTCGCGACATTTTGACCACTCTCGGCTATAATGTGGATATCCCTTGGAAAGATCTTCCCAAAAAAGATCGCGACTGGATCTTATTTACAAACGAACGCCCACAGGTACCTGTATATCGTGACTTAAGCCGAGACGACGTAAAACTTGCCATCAAAAGTAAAACTGAACCTAGTTATAAGGGCACGTATACGGGTGCGAAAAGACATGTTCTGCACACTTTTGCAAATACGCAAAGTACGTTGATGAAAAAACGTGTGTTGCAGTACATGATCAGTAGCGAATGCGATTCCTGTAAGGGTAAACGTTTACGTCGCGAATCGCTTTCTGTGACTTTTGCTGGTTATGATATTGCCGACATTTCGAGATTACCTCTAGAGAAATTACTTTCTATTTTTGCTCCTTATGGTGATGGCAAGGCGCCTGCTTTGCTTAAATTAACCAAACAGCATCAGGAAAAAGCAATAGTAGCTCAAAGAATCGCCGAAGATCTAGTGGCGAGAGTCATTGTTTTATTGGAATTGGGCTTAGGCTATTTATCCTTGGAGCGCAGCACACCTTCTCTTTCCCCAGGGGAACATCAGCGGTTAAGACTAGCGACCCAAGTGCGGAGTAATTTGTTTGGTGTGGTGTATGTATTAGACGAGCCTTCTGCAGGATTGCACCCTGCTGACACGGAAGCTTTACTAAAAACTCTGGATAGATTAAAAGCTTCTGGTAATTCACTATTTGTTGTTGAACATGAGTTAGATGTGATTCGTCATGCCGACTGGATTGTAGATGTAGGTCCGGATGCTGGCGAAGGTGGTGGTGAAATTTTATACAGTGGACCACCGGCCGGTTTAAAAGACAGTAAACGGTCCAAAACCAGAGAACATCTTTTTAATGATCTGCCTTTTAAAAAGACCACACCCCGAAAGCCTAGTAGCTGGTTGAAATTAAGTGGAGTAACCAGAAATAATTTAACAGATCTTGGAGTATCATTTCCTTTAGGAGTTCTAACGAGTGTCACTGGAGTTTCAGGCTCAGGCAAAAGCAGCTTAGTGAGTCAAGTATTAGTTGAATTAATGTCCATAAAATTAGGAAAGGGCCTTTTTAAAGAAGAAGACGAAGAGGTCTTACAAAAAGATACCGTAGAGACGCTAGGTGGAGAAATCATCGCGGGTTCAGAAGGTATCAAACGCATGGTGGTGGTCAATCAGAAACCCATTGGGAGAACACCGCGCTCTAATCTGGCAACCTATACTGGCTTGTTTGATGTTGTACGGAAATTATTTGCTTCAACAAAATTAGCAAAAGCACGCCACTATAATGCCGGTCGCTTTTCATTTAATGTGGGTAAAGGTCGTTGTCCCAATTGTGATGGTGAAGGTTTTGTGATGGTTGAACTACTCTTTTTACCAAGTGTCTATGCGCCCTGTCCAGTTTGTGAAGGTGCGCGGTATAATCCCGAAACCTTGGAAGTTACGTATCACGAAAAAAATATCAACCAAGTTCTTGACATGACCGTAGATAAAGCAGCCGTGTTTTTTGAAAAAGAAGACCGAGTCAGTCGTCCCCTCAAGGTGTTGCAGGAAGTAGGTTTGGGTTATTTACGTTTGGGCCAGCCAGCAACTGAGCTTTCCGGCGGAGAAGCACAGCGAATTAAACTTGCTACGGAACTCCAACGACTAAGCCGGGGAAATACACTTTATATTTTAGATGAACCCACTACGGGCTTACACCCAACAGATGTAGAAAAATTACAACTCCAATTGGCTAGATTGGTGGATGCTGGGAATACTGTAATTGTAGTAGAACACGATATGCAGGTAGTTGCTGGAAGTGATTGGGTTATCGACATAGGTCCTGGAGCAGGAAAAAAAGGTGGAAAAGTGGTAGCAGAAGGCACTCCAAACGAAGTTGCCAAAAACAAACTCAGCAAAACCGCAATTTATTTATCAAAAACATTAAACGGTCACCCATAA